The following DNA comes from Lemur catta isolate mLemCat1 chromosome 8, mLemCat1.pri, whole genome shotgun sequence.
taattcTAAATACCCAAGtctaaaagacataaaaaaataagtagcGATGCAGTCACTGAATAGCAAGGCATGTCCACGTTTCAAATAGCTATAAAACACGTGAAATGATATAACAATAGAAGGTCAAAAATGTGAAAGAGTTAGCGTAGTTATAttgcattgaaaaaaaaaaaaggtagaatacACTATTTAGTTACCTAAATTAATTTACAGGAAAATGGGATCCTAGAAGTCCTCCGACGAACCAAGTGCAGGCAATCTAAAGGTGGGGAGTGCATGTTTTATTTCTATCTGTTCCCTTTAATAAGAGAACATGAGGTAATTAGAAGGTATGCAACGCATTCTGGACTGTTCTGCTAGTTGTCCCAGGCAAGACAAATCAAAATGCTTCAGAAAAGTAAGGCCTAGTTGAGTATTTGGGTAGAGGCCCCCCCTTCAATCAGCTAGTCACTAAGTGGAAATCTCATTATACacttattttgtagagatgggttgaTCACGCTGTAGAGAAGGCTGGTGGCCGAGGTGGTGTCTCTTCCGTgtttcctcagcctcctctgcGTTTGCTGAGTTAGGTCCTCAGCGTGGTGAAGGAAAATAGGTCATTTTCCTTCGTAAGTATCATTGGATGATTCCTCTATATTAGTTATATGAACCTTATAATagttaaagttatttaaaaaaattttttctttttaaatttttcatctcaAAGAGTTCTCAGTCCCCACCCCACACGAGGTACCGTGAAGGGGCACTAAAGTGCATTTTGATGTAGGGGGTAGAGTTTAAAGGTGCTGCCCAAGCTAAGAACCAAGATGATGctgtttaaaaagaaaggcaattcCTTCTACCTCCATCTCTGGAGTCAACGGAGGGAGGGCAGTGAACTAGACCCTCCCTGGAGGATTGTCCTAACTCTTAACTTTAGAGAAAACTGTGTAAGGACCTGCACGTATAGACTCATTTATTTGtccaaaatagcaaaaaaataggCCTATTTCACCCttaagaaagtatttgcaaatttgATGAGTCATGATCATAAAAATGTGAATGGATTCCAGATGCAATCCATGTGGGCATGCTCTGTGGTAATAGCTATGCATCTTCAGTTTGAATGAACATGCTGCTGTTCATTTTCATCAAAACATGACTTCTAAACTaccataaataaaatacacatggaACAATTAAATCTGTTTCTTACAGTAATTACTTTTACATTAAAAAGTCACCATCCTCTTCAGATATATCGAAAATTAGGACTCTAAATCATATCATTTCCCAGTCTTAGTTAACAATCTTGCACAGGCCCGATAATCCAAAACTTGGAGCTCTGATCTACACAGCTTGGCAGGTTTCACACAGTTTGACAGGTAGGCAACTGTgagatatgcattttaaaaatttagcattttctatCAAAACAGtctgaaatcttttaaaatcccTAGAGACTGTATTTGTGCAATGCCACAGTCATGTGgctagaaaggagaaaacaaaatacagtctGGAAGATGAACCACAGTCCAAGTTTTCTTAGTCTTCAGTTTAAACAACGATGAGCCCAGGAAATCCAATTAAATACAGTGCCTTAAATAGGAGAAGAGTTGGTCCTAGAATAATTTAAGTGACTAAACAGGGACTGTCTCCACCACGGGTGATTTGATGCACTCTTCGTGCAATCTGCTCTTTTCTGCAAGGCTCAAAGAATTTTCAGCAGGATGCTCTGAAATGTGACTGTCACCATTCAATGTAGAGACAAACCCTTCCTGGGAGGGGCCCTTCAAGTATGAGTGAAATTCCACTTGAGGATGATTGGACCTGTGTTCAGGGTATAAGCTATTGCAGGGCACACCGCTGTCATTTTCCGAAGAGGAGCAGCAGACGATCACAGAGGGGTTGGCAGCTGGGTAGTGGGAGGCACCATAGGCCTCTTCTGCTTGTCGGGCGTAGTCAACGAATTGCTCTGGGGTCATTGTGTAAGGCACCAGCGAGAGGGTACCGTTTTTGACAGTATCTCTTTCAGAATAGTTCTCAGAGATCTGGTTAGGAGTTCCTGGAATGTGACTATCTATTTGGTAATACAGAGTTGAAGAGTTGGCATAAAAAGAAGCATTTTTTGCGTGGCTTTCGTGAACGGCGGTGCCATCAGAATAACAAAGGACCGAAGGAAGAGGGACAACTTCGGCATGGGTCCCCAAACCTTCCACGAAGCTGTCTCCTTTGTCATCATcgtcatcttcctcctcttcttcctcttcttcctcctcctcctcctcgtctgACTCACTAGGTGCCAAGCTTTGCGTGCTAGAATCGGTGACTCCGCTGCAAAAGCTgctcccatcctcctcctcttcctcctcttctccttggCAATCTAATTCCTCAGCAGACTGCAGGTGCAGCACCGCAGCCTGGGGTTCAGTTTCAATCTCAAAATTGTCTGCGATAGAATATTCTACGGAGTGAGCGACAGGGCCCATGGAACTACTGTGAGCACTTATCTCCCCGTGGCAGCCATTCAGCGTGGGGATTTGCTGCTCTCGGTTTTTCTCCAGTTCAAGTTTCATTATTGTGTGCAAAAAGTGAGTCCGAACACGGATAGGATTAAATTCAATTCTACCTGCTGTGTTACTACATCCTTCTTTAGTGCAGCCACACGGGAAAGACATACGGTCCACCTTGGAAAGAAGAACACAGATTAGCACCATTGGAACTAttataaaccaaataaaaatccAGTACCTTTCAGTAACCCTTTGAATTAAGTAATCTACTCAATTCACTTATGCCAGAGCAAATGACAGTCAAACtgcaaatacaaaagaaaagaggaagttaaGGATTAAAACATAAGACTTAACtagtttttaaaactatcttcaaaataaaaatgggctATCAgcataaatgtgtatttttagctCATTCACCCGCTAcaggagtgtttttttttcttcctccatttacccccttcccttctccctatCCCATTAATTTTGCTTCCATTTCTTCAGTGCTTCTATCCTTTCCCCAagctccttttccttctgctgcATCCTAGCTCACATGCCCACtttgtcatgttttttttttttttttgagatggagtcttgctctgtcgccctgggtgagtgcagtggcacaaacatagctcactgcagcctccaactcctaggttcaaggaacctcccacctcagcctcctgagtagctgggactacaggtacacacctggct
Coding sequences within:
- the CSRNP3 gene encoding cysteine/serine-rich nuclear protein 3, whose product is MSGILKRKFEEVDGSSPCSSVRESDDEVSSSESADSGDSVNPSTSNHFTPSSILKREKRLRTKNVHFSCVTVYYFTRRQGFTSVPSQGGSTLGMSSRHNSVRQYTLGEFAREQERLHREMLREHLREEKLNSLKLKMTKNGTVESEEASTLTVDDISDDDIDLDNTEVDEYFFLQPLPTKKRRALLRASGVKKIDVEEKHELRAIRLSREDCGCDCRVFCDPDTCTCSLAGIKCQVDRMSFPCGCTKEGCSNTAGRIEFNPIRVRTHFLHTIMKLELEKNREQQIPTLNGCHGEISAHSSSMGPVAHSVEYSIADNFEIETEPQAAVLHLQSAEELDCQGEEEEEEEDGSSFCSGVTDSSTQSLAPSESDEEEEEEEEEEEEEDDDDDKGDSFVEGLGTHAEVVPLPSVLCYSDGTAVHESHAKNASFYANSSTLYYQIDSHIPGTPNQISENYSERDTVKNGTLSLVPYTMTPEQFVDYARQAEEAYGASHYPAANPSVIVCCSSSENDSGVPCNSLYPEHRSNHPQVEFHSYLKGPSQEGFVSTLNGDSHISEHPAENSLSLAEKSRLHEECIKSPVVETVPV